In Ktedonobacterales bacterium, the following proteins share a genomic window:
- the acpS gene encoding holo-ACP synthase translates to MAGTRTDKPQPIRHTEEPGAPATAGASAAAFAGALAGAPGVLVGIDLVEVERIAQTVARFDARFLKRVFTPEELQEGRRRMTWLAGRFAAKEACAKALGTGVGGAVAWRDMEILRQPGGKPSLRLLGDAAARAAALDIAQIDLSISHTHRYAIAVVVALTISGEVSASDYFSDAGAGRPPA, encoded by the coding sequence ATGGCTGGCACGAGAACCGATAAGCCGCAACCGATCCGCCATACAGAGGAGCCGGGCGCGCCTGCGACGGCTGGCGCTTCGGCTGCTGCGTTTGCAGGCGCGCTGGCTGGAGCGCCTGGTGTTCTGGTGGGGATCGATCTGGTTGAGGTGGAGCGCATTGCTCAGACGGTTGCGCGCTTTGATGCGCGCTTTCTGAAGCGGGTCTTTACGCCGGAAGAGCTTCAGGAGGGCCGCCGACGCATGACCTGGCTGGCCGGGCGCTTTGCTGCCAAAGAAGCCTGCGCCAAAGCCCTGGGTACTGGTGTTGGAGGCGCTGTGGCCTGGCGCGATATGGAGATTCTGCGCCAGCCCGGCGGCAAACCTTCCTTGCGCCTGCTGGGCGACGCGGCGGCGCGGGCAGCGGCCCTGGACATCGCGCAGATCGATCTGAGTATTTCCCATACCCATCGGTACGCGATTGCTGTAGTAGTTGCGCTGACTATCAGCGGAGAAGTCAGCGCGAGCGACTATTTCTCAGACGCAGGCGCGGGGCGCCCACCCGCTTAG
- a CDS encoding DMT family transporter, whose translation MPLSALGLLLLAAALHALWNLFVKRAGEKQIFTWWALLVGVVCFAPLVIFGAALPAAAWPYILGSAALEAVYFIALTLAYKLGDFSLVYPLARGTAPALLAIWAALFLGERPTLFGLVGLGILLLGLLVVGSSVWWAQRKAASVSKAAIGATLLVALSISMYTVIDGAAVRFVNPAPYTVVVLALSAVFTAPALLARYGQKAMLTEWRANWLRISLVGVLMMVTYLLVLYAYTQAQVNYAGAVREVSVVFGALAGWFWLNEGFGAQRAIGAVLIFGGILVIAVAG comes from the coding sequence ATGCCACTCAGCGCGTTGGGATTGTTACTGCTCGCAGCGGCACTGCATGCGCTGTGGAACCTGTTTGTGAAGCGGGCCGGAGAAAAGCAAATCTTTACCTGGTGGGCGCTGCTGGTTGGCGTGGTGTGCTTTGCTCCGCTGGTGATTTTTGGCGCGGCCCTTCCTGCCGCCGCCTGGCCCTATATTCTAGGCAGCGCGGCGCTGGAGGCCGTCTACTTTATCGCCCTGACGCTTGCTTATAAGCTCGGCGATTTCTCGCTGGTCTATCCGCTGGCACGCGGCACAGCGCCCGCGCTGCTGGCTATCTGGGCGGCGCTCTTTTTGGGCGAGCGCCCGACGCTCTTTGGGCTGGTGGGGCTGGGGATTCTGCTGCTGGGCCTGTTAGTCGTGGGGAGCAGCGTCTGGTGGGCGCAGCGGAAAGCGGCCAGTGTGTCGAAGGCTGCTATTGGAGCCACGCTGCTGGTGGCGCTCTCTATCTCCATGTATACCGTGATTGATGGGGCTGCGGTGCGCTTTGTGAATCCGGCTCCCTATACTGTTGTGGTGCTTGCTTTGAGTGCTGTGTTTACTGCCCCGGCGTTGCTGGCGCGTTACGGCCAGAAGGCGATGCTGACGGAATGGCGGGCGAACTGGCTGCGCATCAGCCTCGTGGGCGTGCTGATGATGGTGACCTATCTGCTGGTGCTTTATGCTTACACGCAGGCGCAGGTCAATTATGCCGGGGCCGTTCGTGAGGTGAGCGTTGTCTTTGGCGCGCTGGCGGGCTGGTTCTGGCTAAACGAAGGGTTTGGCGCGCAGCGCGCCATTGGCGCTGTCTTGATCTTCGGCGGCATCCTGGTCATCGCTGTGGCGGGGTGA
- a CDS encoding acyl-CoA dehydrogenase family protein, with product MATEMKVQTGANFLITPVTQAEFLTPEQFDEEQRLIRDTARAFVEREVLPKSDAIEHKEPGVLSGLLKQAGEKGLLAVDVPEEYGGADLGLIVSTIVASEVRDASFGVAMGAQTTIGLLPIVYYGNSEQKEKYLPRLATGELISAYCLTEPGNGSDAMGIKTRAQLSEDGAHYILNGGKQWISNGGFANVYIVFAKVDGTKHTAFIVERDWPGVSTGAEEKKMGINGSSTVSVYFDNVKVPVENVLGEIGKGHKIAFNILNIGRLKLGAGGAASCLGALALATPYTSERKAFGKPLNAFGMIKKKLAHMASDAYAAESLAYRTVGMVEVARRSAGEDHQAQLTAIEEYAIEAAIAKVFGTEATARCVDEGVQIFGGYGFMQEYPIERAYRDARITRIFEGTNEINRLLSVGTLFRRAMAGRIDLMSAYGAAESEVKSGKASDFAASDTPTDLRDAVNALERAKRATIYTVTKGALKFMAAMEEEEEFMEYAADLLIDLYAADSAIARALMAHRAGDPRAQVHTQLAQLTLWRFFSNMRANLERVLMAITTGDELRAELAQARAYLGHYELNAVALQREIASLVVAKGGYPLAA from the coding sequence GTGGCAACAGAGATGAAAGTGCAGACAGGCGCAAACTTTTTGATCACGCCTGTCACCCAGGCCGAGTTCCTGACGCCCGAACAGTTTGACGAAGAGCAGCGCCTGATCCGCGACACCGCGCGCGCTTTTGTCGAGCGCGAGGTGCTGCCAAAGAGTGACGCGATTGAACACAAGGAGCCAGGCGTGCTGTCTGGTCTGCTCAAGCAGGCGGGCGAAAAAGGCTTGCTGGCGGTGGACGTACCCGAAGAGTACGGCGGCGCTGATCTGGGGCTGATCGTCAGCACCATCGTCGCTTCCGAGGTCCGCGACGCCTCGTTTGGCGTGGCAATGGGCGCTCAGACGACCATCGGCCTGCTGCCGATTGTTTACTATGGCAATTCTGAGCAGAAGGAAAAGTATCTGCCCCGGCTGGCGACAGGCGAGCTCATCAGCGCCTACTGCCTGACCGAGCCGGGCAACGGCTCCGATGCTATGGGTATCAAGACCCGCGCCCAGCTTTCCGAGGATGGCGCGCATTACATCCTCAACGGCGGCAAGCAGTGGATTTCCAACGGCGGCTTCGCCAATGTCTACATCGTCTTCGCCAAGGTTGATGGCACGAAGCATACCGCCTTCATCGTCGAGCGCGACTGGCCGGGCGTCTCCACAGGCGCGGAAGAAAAGAAGATGGGCATCAATGGCTCATCAACCGTCAGCGTGTATTTTGATAACGTCAAGGTACCCGTCGAGAACGTGCTGGGCGAAATCGGCAAGGGCCACAAGATCGCCTTCAACATCCTGAACATTGGCCGCCTCAAGCTGGGCGCGGGCGGCGCGGCAAGCTGCCTGGGCGCGCTGGCGCTGGCAACGCCCTATACCAGCGAGCGCAAAGCCTTTGGCAAGCCGCTCAACGCCTTTGGCATGATTAAGAAGAAGCTGGCGCACATGGCCTCGGATGCCTACGCCGCCGAGAGTCTGGCCTATCGGACAGTTGGGATGGTCGAGGTCGCGCGACGCAGCGCGGGCGAGGACCATCAGGCACAGTTGACCGCCATCGAGGAGTACGCCATCGAAGCCGCCATTGCCAAAGTCTTCGGCACCGAAGCCACCGCGCGCTGCGTTGATGAGGGCGTACAAATCTTCGGCGGCTACGGCTTCATGCAGGAGTATCCGATTGAGCGCGCCTATCGGGACGCGCGCATCACGCGCATCTTCGAGGGTACCAACGAGATCAACCGGCTGCTCTCAGTCGGCACGCTTTTCCGCCGGGCGATGGCGGGCAGGATCGATCTCATGTCGGCCTATGGCGCCGCCGAGAGCGAGGTCAAGAGCGGCAAGGCTTCGGACTTCGCCGCCAGCGACACGCCCACCGATCTGCGCGACGCGGTGAACGCGCTGGAGCGAGCCAAGCGCGCGACGATCTACACCGTCACGAAGGGCGCGCTCAAGTTTATGGCGGCAATGGAAGAGGAAGAGGAGTTCATGGAGTACGCCGCCGATCTGCTGATTGACCTGTACGCTGCCGACAGCGCCATTGCCCGCGCGCTGATGGCGCACAGGGCTGGCGATCCCCGCGCGCAGGTACACACACAACTGGCGCAGTTGACCCTCTGGCGCTTTTTCTCGAATATGCGCGCCAACCTGGAACGGGTCTTGATGGCAATCACCACTGGCGACGAACTGCGCGCCGAACTGGCGCAGGCGCGCGCCTATCTAGGCCACTACGAACTCAACGCCGTAGCCCTCCAGCGCGAGATAGCATCGCTGGTCGTGGCGAAGGGCGGCTATCCGCTGGCAGCCTGA
- a CDS encoding long-chain fatty acid--CoA ligase: MSNAQPTSQMQTGSPDLNARPWLRHYDPAVPSTLTYPDKPLTWLLGEAVRNYSKREAIIFYGHRFTYAQLGAMADRFAAALIELGVKPGDRVSICLPNIPQFPIAFYGALKAGAVVVPTNPIYTESELQHQLADSGAETIVVLDLVYHRLLNVRNQTQVKRVIVAGVQDYLPPLLAAGYLVQQRRARQRLPSKQELRADDTIHQFKDVIGKQDEHWFQLHALPAAAKADDVAVLQYTGGTTGLSKGAMLTHRNLLANAMQAWAWTEEAKKPEVILCAAPFFHSYGLTVAMNAGIWSGSALVLMPRYKARDAIKMIEKYHPTIFPGVPTMYLGIAHEIEQRGGDIRSVRICVSGAAPLPKEVQANFEKLSGGKVVEGYGLSEASPVTHSNPLYSERRTGIGLPISDTEATIQDPETGEMLPPGQPGEICIRGPQVMKGYWNRPEETAKMLRGGWLHTGDIGVMDEDGYFSVVDRAKDMIIASGYKIFPREVEEILYAHPKVAEAVLVGIPDEYRGEAPKAFIVLKPGKQATAEEIIAYCKERLAAYKVPKQVEFRAELPKTLIGKVLRRALREEEAAKRAAGR; the protein is encoded by the coding sequence ATGTCGAACGCTCAGCCAACCAGCCAGATGCAAACGGGCAGCCCTGACCTCAACGCTCGCCCCTGGCTTCGCCATTACGATCCCGCCGTTCCGTCAACGCTCACCTATCCCGACAAGCCGCTCACCTGGCTGTTGGGTGAAGCAGTTCGCAATTATAGCAAACGAGAGGCGATCATCTTTTATGGGCATCGCTTTACTTATGCTCAGCTTGGCGCAATGGCTGATCGCTTTGCCGCCGCGCTCATTGAGCTTGGTGTGAAGCCTGGTGATCGGGTCTCTATCTGCCTGCCCAATATCCCACAGTTTCCTATTGCTTTTTATGGGGCGCTCAAAGCAGGCGCGGTGGTCGTGCCTACCAATCCCATCTATACTGAATCTGAGCTACAGCACCAGCTTGCCGATTCCGGCGCGGAAACCATCGTGGTCCTTGATCTGGTCTACCACCGCCTGCTGAATGTGCGCAACCAAACGCAGGTGAAACGAGTCATTGTCGCGGGCGTGCAGGATTACCTCCCGCCCCTGCTGGCGGCAGGCTATCTCGTGCAGCAGCGCCGCGCCAGGCAGCGGCTGCCTTCCAAACAGGAACTGCGCGCTGATGACACCATCCACCAGTTCAAGGACGTGATCGGCAAACAGGATGAGCATTGGTTTCAGTTGCACGCGCTGCCCGCAGCGGCCAAAGCGGATGACGTGGCGGTCCTGCAATATACCGGCGGGACGACGGGCCTTTCCAAAGGCGCGATGCTCACCCATCGCAACCTGCTGGCAAACGCTATGCAAGCCTGGGCCTGGACCGAAGAAGCCAAAAAGCCGGAAGTCATTCTTTGCGCCGCGCCCTTCTTCCATTCTTACGGCCTGACCGTTGCTATGAACGCGGGCATCTGGAGCGGCTCTGCGCTGGTCCTCATGCCGCGCTATAAAGCCAGAGATGCCATCAAGATGATCGAGAAGTATCATCCCACGATCTTCCCTGGCGTGCCGACCATGTACCTGGGTATCGCGCACGAGATCGAGCAGCGCGGCGGCGACATTCGCTCGGTGCGTATCTGCGTCAGCGGCGCAGCGCCGCTGCCCAAAGAAGTGCAGGCCAACTTCGAGAAGCTTTCCGGTGGCAAGGTTGTCGAGGGCTACGGACTCTCTGAAGCGTCGCCTGTCACGCACAGCAACCCTTTATATAGCGAGCGACGAACGGGTATTGGCTTGCCCATATCGGATACCGAAGCGACGATTCAAGACCCTGAAACGGGTGAAATGCTGCCTCCCGGCCAGCCGGGGGAGATTTGCATTCGCGGGCCGCAGGTGATGAAAGGGTATTGGAACCGGCCCGAAGAGACGGCGAAGATGCTGCGCGGCGGGTGGCTGCATACCGGCGACATTGGCGTGATGGACGAGGATGGGTACTTTTCGGTGGTAGATCGCGCCAAAGATATGATTATCGCTAGCGGCTATAAGATATTCCCCCGCGAAGTGGAGGAGATACTGTATGCTCATCCGAAGGTTGCCGAGGCGGTGCTTGTTGGCATCCCCGATGAGTATCGCGGCGAAGCGCCCAAGGCATTTATTGTACTCAAGCCGGGCAAGCAGGCGACGGCAGAAGAGATTATCGCCTACTGCAAGGAGCGGCTGGCAGCCTACAAAGTACCCAAACAGGTAGAGTTTCGCGCCGAACTTCCCAAAACCTTGATCGGCAAGGTGCTGCGTCGGGCGCTGCGCGAGGAAGAAGCAGCAAAGCGCGCGGCTGGCAGGTGA
- a CDS encoding thiolase family protein — MPDAVVVSAVRTPIGRAVKGSLKDVRADDLAALAVRAAVGRVPALDLSLIEDVILGCAMPEGEQGMNVARIVTALAGLPYTAGGVTVNRFCASSLQAFNMAAQNILLGMGDAYVAGGIESMSRVPMGGFNPDFNPKLVNNPQGIEICGKPGTKNPGFDQVYISMGMTAENLARRYQISREAQDRFALRSHQRAIAATDNGTFKREIVSVPLPDGKIMESDDGPRRDTSLEKLAALEPAFLKSGSVTAGNSSPLNDGASAVVVMSAEKAKELGITPIARVLSMAVQGVEPDVMGIGPVGAVKKALKRASLKLDDIDLIELNEAFAVQNLAVMQELGIEEEKLNLHGGAIALGHPLGCSGARLIATLMNALQTYDKRLGMATLCVGGGQGVATIFERLA, encoded by the coding sequence ATGCCGGATGCGGTTGTTGTCAGTGCTGTGCGCACGCCGATTGGCCGCGCCGTCAAGGGCAGCCTCAAAGATGTACGCGCCGACGATCTGGCGGCGCTGGCGGTACGCGCCGCTGTTGGCCGCGTGCCAGCGTTGGATTTAAGTTTGATTGAAGATGTGATTCTGGGCTGCGCCATGCCCGAAGGCGAGCAGGGCATGAACGTGGCTCGCATCGTCACGGCGCTGGCGGGCTTGCCCTATACCGCTGGCGGCGTGACGGTCAACCGCTTCTGCGCCTCCAGCCTTCAGGCGTTCAACATGGCCGCGCAGAACATCTTGCTGGGCATGGGCGACGCCTATGTCGCTGGCGGCATCGAAAGCATGTCGCGCGTGCCGATGGGCGGCTTCAACCCCGATTTCAATCCCAAACTGGTGAACAACCCGCAGGGCATCGAAATCTGCGGCAAGCCCGGCACGAAGAATCCCGGCTTCGATCAGGTCTATATCTCGATGGGCATGACCGCCGAAAACCTGGCGAGGCGCTATCAGATCAGCCGCGAGGCGCAGGATAGATTCGCGCTGCGCAGCCACCAGCGCGCCATTGCCGCGACGGATAACGGCACGTTCAAGCGCGAAATTGTCTCTGTTCCGCTCCCTGACGGCAAGATCATGGAGAGCGATGACGGCCCGCGCCGCGATACCTCACTGGAGAAGCTGGCGGCGCTGGAGCCTGCTTTTCTGAAGAGCGGCAGCGTCACCGCTGGCAACAGCAGCCCGCTGAACGACGGCGCGTCGGCAGTGGTAGTCATGTCGGCAGAGAAAGCCAAAGAGCTTGGCATCACGCCAATTGCCCGCGTGCTTTCGATGGCTGTGCAGGGCGTCGAGCCGGATGTGATGGGCATCGGCCCCGTCGGCGCGGTCAAGAAAGCCCTCAAGCGCGCCAGCCTGAAGCTCGACGATATTGACCTGATCGAACTGAACGAAGCGTTCGCCGTCCAGAACCTGGCCGTGATGCAAGAACTTGGCATCGAGGAGGAGAAGCTGAACCTGCATGGCGGCGCGATTGCGCTGGGCCACCCGCTGGGCTGTTCTGGCGCGCGCCTGATCGCCACGCTGATGAACGCCCTCCAGACGTATGACAAGCGGCTTGGCATGGCGACGCTCTGCGTCGGCGGCGGCCAGGGAGTCGCCACCATCTTTGAGCGTCTCGCGTAG
- a CDS encoding 3-hydroxyacyl-CoA dehydrogenase/enoyl-CoA hydratase family protein, translated as MTYNVERAAVIGAGVMGAGIAAHLANVGIPTLLMDIVPPDAQGSKDHAARSRIAAVGIERQLKAKPAPGFYAPRSASLVTPGNIEDDLPRLSGVDLVIEAVFERLDIKRDLYTRIEPVLGPNTIITSNTSGLPARLLLEGRGAQFQRHFLITHFFNPVRFLKLLELVPGEQTDPQLLTFMQRFGAERLGKGIVVCKDTPNFIANRLGSYGFCVTIRRMLDEGYKIEEVDAIFGEALGRAKSAVFRTADIAGIDTLVHVADNLYENLPNDPQREVFKIPGFVREMVKRGWTGDKGGQGFYKRVKDADGQTQILVIDPATLEYRPQGKPRFDSIGKARNNPDSAERAKIIIGSDDRAGKLAWEVTADALAYAAEHAAEIAYNIVDIDRAMRWGFNWEQGTFESWDALGLEWTAERMQRDGRPLPQLLKDALATPETRFYPETQTGQRRYFDFNGKQFQPVTGEEGLVRLATLRKNNRIIEENASATLYDMGDGILCVEFHAKMNALDEEMGKMMARGLEEAQKNFRALVIGNEAPDFSAGANIFSLVMAARTGQWEVIDQQVRGLQDLNRAMKYSQTPVVVAAAGRTLGGGAEIVMHSSQARLAAETYIGLVETGVGLLPAGGGCKEMLARWAKSHEKGPFPPVRHAFELIATATVSTSAAEAQGYRFMRKEDAITLDRERLLTDAKADAVALAEAKARGEWQPPTPPTFHLPGPGARAALEEQARGLYLQGKATEHDLVVASQLARVLTGGETSFLREMSEQDVLDLEREGFLSLLGTEKTQERIAYTLTTGKPLRN; from the coding sequence ATGACCTACAACGTTGAACGCGCAGCCGTCATCGGCGCGGGCGTCATGGGCGCTGGCATCGCCGCGCATCTGGCGAATGTCGGCATCCCCACGCTCTTGATGGACATCGTGCCGCCCGACGCCCAGGGCAGCAAAGACCACGCGGCGCGCAGCCGCATCGCCGCCGTCGGCATCGAGCGCCAGTTAAAAGCCAAACCCGCGCCCGGCTTCTACGCTCCGCGCAGCGCGTCGCTGGTCACGCCCGGCAATATCGAGGATGATCTCCCCAGACTCTCAGGCGTTGATCTGGTGATCGAAGCCGTCTTCGAGCGGCTGGACATCAAGCGCGATCTCTACACTAGAATCGAGCCGGTGCTTGGGCCGAACACGATCATCACCTCCAACACCTCCGGCCTTCCGGCGCGGCTGCTTCTGGAGGGGCGCGGCGCGCAATTCCAGCGCCACTTTTTGATTACGCATTTCTTTAATCCGGTGCGCTTCCTCAAGCTGCTCGAACTGGTCCCCGGCGAACAGACCGACCCGCAATTGCTGACGTTTATGCAGCGGTTTGGCGCAGAACGACTGGGCAAGGGCATCGTTGTCTGCAAAGACACGCCAAACTTCATCGCCAACCGACTGGGCAGCTACGGCTTCTGCGTGACCATCCGACGCATGCTGGACGAAGGCTATAAGATCGAGGAGGTGGACGCCATCTTTGGCGAAGCCCTGGGCCGCGCCAAATCCGCCGTCTTCCGCACCGCCGACATTGCCGGAATTGATACGCTGGTCCATGTCGCCGACAACCTCTACGAGAACCTGCCCAACGACCCACAGCGCGAGGTCTTCAAGATTCCCGGCTTCGTGCGCGAGATGGTCAAACGCGGCTGGACCGGAGATAAGGGCGGCCAGGGCTTCTACAAGCGCGTCAAGGACGCCGACGGCCAGACGCAGATTCTGGTGATCGATCCGGCCACCCTCGAATATCGTCCACAGGGAAAACCGCGCTTCGACTCTATCGGCAAGGCACGCAACAACCCCGACTCTGCCGAGCGCGCGAAAATCATCATCGGCAGCGATGATCGCGCGGGCAAGCTGGCCTGGGAAGTGACCGCCGACGCGCTGGCCTACGCCGCTGAGCATGCCGCTGAGATCGCCTATAACATCGTGGACATTGACCGGGCCATGCGCTGGGGCTTCAACTGGGAGCAGGGCACGTTCGAGAGCTGGGACGCGCTGGGCCTGGAATGGACGGCAGAGCGCATGCAGCGCGATGGCCGCCCGCTGCCGCAGCTCCTCAAGGACGCGCTGGCAACGCCGGAAACGCGCTTCTATCCAGAGACGCAGACGGGCCAGAGGCGTTACTTTGACTTCAACGGAAAGCAGTTCCAGCCGGTAACGGGCGAAGAGGGTCTGGTCCGGCTGGCGACACTGCGCAAAAACAACCGGATCATCGAAGAGAACGCTTCGGCCACCCTCTACGATATGGGCGATGGCATTCTCTGCGTCGAGTTCCACGCCAAGATGAACGCCCTCGACGAAGAGATGGGCAAGATGATGGCAAGAGGGCTGGAAGAGGCGCAGAAAAACTTCCGCGCGCTGGTCATCGGCAACGAAGCGCCCGACTTTTCTGCCGGGGCCAACATCTTCTCCCTGGTGATGGCCGCCAGAACGGGCCAATGGGAGGTGATCGATCAGCAGGTGCGCGGCCTGCAAGACCTGAACAGGGCGATGAAATACAGCCAGACGCCCGTCGTCGTCGCGGCGGCAGGTCGCACGCTGGGCGGCGGTGCTGAGATCGTGATGCACAGTTCTCAAGCGCGCCTGGCCGCCGAAACCTATATCGGCCTCGTCGAAACCGGCGTCGGCCTGCTCCCCGCTGGCGGTGGCTGTAAGGAGATGCTGGCGCGCTGGGCCAAAAGCCACGAAAAAGGGCCGTTCCCGCCAGTGCGGCACGCCTTTGAGTTGATCGCTACAGCCACCGTCTCCACCAGCGCCGCAGAAGCGCAGGGCTATCGCTTCATGCGCAAAGAAGACGCGATTACGCTGGACCGCGAGCGCCTGCTGACCGACGCCAAAGCCGATGCTGTCGCGCTGGCCGAAGCCAAAGCGCGCGGCGAATGGCAGCCGCCCACGCCGCCAACCTTCCATTTGCCGGGGCCAGGCGCGCGCGCGGCGCTGGAGGAACAGGCGCGCGGCCTTTACCTGCAAGGCAAGGCCACCGAGCATGATCTGGTCGTCGCCAGCCAGCTAGCGCGGGTGCTGACCGGCGGCGAAACCTCGTTTCTGCGCGAAATGAGCGAGCAGGACGTGCTTGACCTGGAGCGCGAAGGCTTCCTGAGCCTGCTGGGTACCGAAAAGACCCAGGAGCGCATCGCTTACACGCTCACCACTGGCAAGCCACTCAGAAACTAA
- a CDS encoding WD40 repeat domain-containing protein, with protein MMARKPQPLRHLTGHSDWVQSLAISPDGQMLASGANDHAIRLWKIKTGECLQTLVGHGGNILALAFAPNGQALASAASDQSIRVWNLRRGRTPRVIEQPNTTVWGLDFAPNGSWLASGATDKCVRLWHPATGKPVGELGGHDDEVTSVTFSPASHLLASGANDETVRLWDMPQHRLARVLDGHFGGVNALAFSPDGRLLAAGSNDYLVRLWNPETGDLLQTLEGHEEMVRGVTFSADGKLLVSAGYDGTVRLWQPQTARCLGVLDSFEGGVNAVAFTPGDALLATASNDPVIRLWHSADLPL; from the coding sequence ATGATGGCTCGCAAGCCTCAACCATTACGTCATTTAACCGGGCATAGCGATTGGGTGCAGAGCCTTGCCATCTCACCTGACGGCCAGATGCTGGCGTCGGGCGCTAACGATCACGCGATCCGGCTCTGGAAGATAAAGACCGGCGAATGCCTGCAAACGCTGGTCGGACACGGAGGAAACATCCTGGCGCTGGCGTTTGCTCCCAATGGGCAGGCGCTTGCCTCTGCCGCAAGCGACCAGAGTATCCGCGTCTGGAATCTGCGGCGCGGGCGCACGCCGCGCGTCATCGAACAGCCGAATACTACCGTATGGGGTCTGGACTTTGCTCCTAATGGTTCCTGGCTGGCATCGGGAGCAACCGATAAATGTGTGCGCCTCTGGCATCCAGCGACGGGAAAGCCTGTCGGCGAACTGGGAGGCCACGACGATGAAGTCACCAGCGTCACCTTCTCCCCGGCAAGCCATCTGCTGGCATCAGGCGCGAATGACGAAACCGTGCGGCTCTGGGATATGCCGCAGCATCGGCTGGCGCGCGTGCTGGATGGGCACTTCGGGGGGGTAAACGCCCTGGCGTTTTCGCCGGATGGCCGCTTACTGGCCGCAGGCTCGAACGATTATCTCGTGCGGCTCTGGAACCCGGAGACCGGCGACCTCCTGCAAACCCTGGAAGGACACGAGGAGATGGTGCGGGGCGTCACCTTCTCAGCCGATGGCAAGCTGCTCGTTTCGGCAGGCTATGACGGGACCGTAAGACTCTGGCAGCCACAGACAGCCCGCTGTCTAGGCGTCTTAGATAGCTTTGAGGGCGGAGTGAACGCCGTGGCGTTCACTCCAGGTGATGCGCTGCTTGCTACCGCTTCTAATGATCCGGTGATACGACTCTGGCATTCCGCTGACCTGCCCCTCTAA